The proteins below are encoded in one region of Pirellulales bacterium:
- a CDS encoding response regulator: MVERHSVLIVDRQDETREVLRTVLADRGIEILEAQRSEDGLRLARAHHPDVIVLDLEVDEAGVPEALLAESRQQETPIVVLGSIRRCQRECAGAEVVAKPYHYGPLVRKIEELLAQRREAA; the protein is encoded by the coding sequence TTGGTCGAGCGACATAGTGTGCTGATCGTCGATCGTCAGGACGAGACCCGCGAGGTCTTGCGTACCGTTTTGGCCGATCGCGGCATCGAGATCCTCGAAGCCCAGCGTTCCGAGGACGGCCTGCGCCTGGCACGCGCGCATCACCCCGACGTGATCGTGCTCGACCTGGAAGTTGACGAAGCGGGCGTGCCCGAGGCGCTACTGGCCGAGTCGCGGCAGCAGGAAACGCCGATCGTCGTGCTGGGGAGCATTCGGCGCTGCCAGCGCGAGTGCGCCGGGGCCGAGGTCGTGGCAAAACCCTATCACTATGGGCCCTTGGTCCGTAAAATCGAGGAACTGTTGGCCCAGCGACGGGAAGCGGCCTAA